The window AAAAAAGAAATTTATTATGTTCCTGACAATCCTAATATGTTTTTAACCATGTCAGCCTTAGAATACTGGCTACTTATTGCAAATGTTTTTGAACTTTCTAAAGAAGAAGCTGACGAAAGAATAAAAAAATATGCAGGTATGTTCAATATGTTGAGCGAACAATTCTCTGCAATAGATTCTTTTTCACACGGTATGCGTCAAAAAACGTTTATTATTGGTGCCTTAATTGCCAATCCTAAATACTGGATACTTGATGAGCCAATGACAGGACTTGACCCGCAGGCGTCTTTTGATTTGAAAAATTTAATGAAAGAACATATCCAAAAAGGAAATACAGTTTTATTCTCAACCCACGTTTTAGAAGTTGCAGAAAATCTATGCGACAGAATAGGTATTCTCTCAAAAGGAAAATTAATTTTTGTGGGAACTATCTCTGAACTAAGAGAAAAATATAGTGGCGACTCATTAGAAAACATATACCTAAACTTGATTAAAAATATTAATGAAGAAAGTGGTGAGTAAAATGCGTTTTTCTATTATAAAAAATCTATTTTTAATGAATTTATTATATGTAAATCCTGCAAAAACTGACCTACAAAGAATTAAGGCTCAAAAACAGGGTAAAAATTTACAAAAAAAATTATTTATTAACTTTTTATTAGGTCAATTTTTTCTTTTAATATTTTTAACATTTTTTTTAGGAATGAATAATTTATCTGCCGCCGCCAATAAATATATGTCAATTTCGATATTTATTCTAGGATTTGCTTCTATAACTATCATACAACCATTTTTTTCGGTTTTTTATGAAGATAAGGAAACTTCAAGCTTAATATCACTACCAATTTCTGAAAAAGAAATATTTGTTAGCAAATTATTAACTTTAATATCAAATTCCATAGGATTATTTTTATCTTACATATTAATAAATATATTTTCTAGTATACAATTTTCACATTTTAATATTGTAGCTGTCCTTCTTATTTTGGTATATAGTGTCGCCTTATTTTCTTTATGGATAAGTCTAATAATTTTAATTTTTTCTAGCCTGTCAAAAATAAAATTATTTATTAAGTACAAAAAAACATTTAATACTGGAATACAAACTATTAGCTTCTTGTTAGTTTTTGGATTTTATGGTGCTATGAATGCTCTCGACAATTCAATTGTCAGTGCAAAAGATTACAAGGGAGATTTCTTATTTAATATCGTAGCTAATCCTCTTGCAACAAATTCACTAATTAAAATCTTAGCTATTGTATTATTACTTGTAATAGCTATGATTTTACTTAATAAGTTTGTTATTAAAACTTATTTTGAAGATATTATTAAGGTAAAAACTAGCCCTAAAAAAGAAATTAAAAAACTTGATAAAAATGAAAAAATTAATCTTATTAAAATTTATAAAGGCATGACACTAAAAAGTTTTTCTAATGGAAGTCTTATAACTCAAGTTTTACTAACTCCTTTATTTATTCCTATGCTATTTTTAGGATTTATTATTGCCTTGATTGGCAATCCTTATTTTAAAGAGGGCTTGGCTGTTATACCGACTGCTATTATGATTTCTATTATATTTGGTATTGCCATGTATGGCCATGGTTCATTATCATTTTTATCAATCTCGGTTGATTATAAAAATTATGAATTTTTAAAAACACTACCTATTAATATAAGACAATATTTATTAGTTAAATATCGTCTATCAATTATTTTACAGATATTACCAGCACTTTTAGTTTATTCTATTATTCTCTTAATCTTGGGTGTAGATTTAATATTTTTCATAACCTCTTTAATAACATTTTTAATCGTTTCGCTTTCTTACGAAACATACGGTTTTAATAATGACCTTGAAAAACCATTCACAGGTTGGGGCAATATCACACAGCTAATGTTAAGAGGAAAAACTGGTTTAAAACAGTGGCTAATTTTCTCTGGATTTCTTTTAGTTTTTGCTTTGATTTTAACAA of the Gemella sp. zg-570 genome contains:
- a CDS encoding ABC transporter ATP-binding protein, whose translation is MINIKNLTKKYSEKIALDSLNLEINDGEIFGLIGHNGAGKSTTIKSLVSVIEPTSGEIYFANKNLKNERLECKKEIYYVPDNPNMFLTMSALEYWLLIANVFELSKEEADERIKKYAGMFNMLSEQFSAIDSFSHGMRQKTFIIGALIANPKYWILDEPMTGLDPQASFDLKNLMKEHIQKGNTVLFSTHVLEVAENLCDRIGILSKGKLIFVGTISELREKYSGDSLENIYLNLIKNINEESGE